The following nucleotide sequence is from Lycium ferocissimum isolate CSIRO_LF1 unplaced genomic scaffold, AGI_CSIRO_Lferr_CH_V1 ctg3490, whole genome shotgun sequence.
tgcaataatttcatttgtgGAATTATTTTTGCCATGTTTAGATAAGACATGTGATAAGATTAGTACGTCAAAATAATTAATTCTCATTTTCCGTGGATATTTGCAAAGCAAGGAGTTGTCCTTCTGCCTGACATTAGCAAATTGTATCGGTATTATATTGTTGTTATCTATTTTGAGTGTGTTTTGTTATCAATTATGATCATCTCCacacatttctttttcttttcagactTTGCAAAACTGTTGCTACAAAGTACTGTTAATATTGTTTCTATTCAGTACTGAAATTAACATATCAATTATTGAGTAGTTTTGTAATGATAGAACATCTTAAGCTTTATGCGAAATGAGGGAAGGTGAAAGCTACAACAACAACGTACCCAGTTGAATCCCACAAAGCGAGATAtaaggagggtagagtgtacgcaaaccttactcctacctcgggacttgggaggtagagaggtgtTACTAAAGTGTTTGAATCCAAGCGGATGGCGACAAGACTTCTCATTGGCATAAGAACAATGATGAAAAGAGGTAGATCAATGCTCCCAAGGCTGTTATCTTTGTAAGGGTCCCCCACAATTTCAGACACTGCCCTAACTTGGGTAGTCTCAATGCATTGGTCAAGGACAAGCAGCCCAAGCACCCCCTGATGACCGAGATGTTGCACAACTTCGCACTATTAAGTTGTTGGGTGCACCTGTGGCCAAGAAACAgcagttgaaggaaaaaggacaaCTGTCATGGACATGAAACTGAGTGGGCAGCCTGCTTGGTCATGGAATGGGACACATCTTCATCACTGAAGTTGAGACCAAGAGGTTTGGTCTTAGATAAATTCTAAGCAACACTTGGTGTCTTGGTCTAAGGCAGTGCCAACAACCTTACCAACTCCATTGGAGTTACTCATGGAATGGAGCTTAGTTAGGGCCTTTGGCATGGACAAGCAGACTTCACTATAGCCCTTGTGGACTTGTTTGACACCATTTTGGGGCAAGACTTTTGGGATGAAAGTCGATGCCTTCCTTGCCCTCATCTTAACCAGATTGGAAATTGTGGCCAAGAAGgttctttttcttaaattagTAAGCAAAAGATCTTGTCAATATACAAACCCAGACACCAACATGGTGACAGGAAAAGACAACAAATCATAAAAACCAATGAGGTTCTTTTGCTATGCGAACCATCAGTGCGCCACAGTCCATGTTTAACTATTAGCCGTGCAACTTCTGAAGGGTTTCAAGTAGGGTGATGACACTTTTTCTGCCACGGTAACCAAGCTAGAAGATGGAGATGTCTTCTAGGCTATGAAAGACTTGTCCTCGTGTATGCAGCATGTCCTAGAGGAGAACATGTACGTGATGCTGAAAGATCCTCCCAAGTGTACTACTGCATGCGTAGCGATGTCGACCACAAATTGAGCTCATGCCAGAGATAAAGCTACCTGCCATGCCTCCTTACCACATGGCACCTCTGGAGCTGGACAAgctaaagaagaaataaagtgAGAACATGGACATGATGCCAAAAGATCTTCCCATGCTCGCTACTGCATAGGGATGTCGACCACAAACTGAGCTCGTGGGATGAAGTTGCCATGGCCTCCTTACAACATGGCGCCTCTGGAGCTAGACAAGCTAAAGAAGCAACATAGAACAGCTAGACATTGACCTTCCAAAGCACTGTTAGGAGCTCTAATCTTGTTCGAAGAGGATGACACTTTGCGCTTATGCATTGACTATCGGTCACTCAACAAAGTGACGGTAAAGAACAAATGCCCATTCCCTTAATTGCTTACCATTTTATTGTCTTAGGCAGGCTGAAGTGTTTAGCAAAGTCAATTGAGAAAAAGGTAGTATCAGGTTCATTGCCTAGGGTGACGGGCCAAAGGAGATGTGTGTGACATGATTCTCCACCAGCCTCACAAATCTATTGCTGACCACCACCATCACCAGCTGCTATTGCCACTATCTTTTAGAGTCTGCTACATCAAACACATAGTATTTAcaatatcatattttttttttctctaatgtATAATATTtactaattattttatttatattgtatatgtgctagcttttaaataaaaataaattatatacatatctagAAGCTAGAAAACAATCTTAATTATCTAGTGCTCTAATTTAGAGATAATATCTTAACAATAAGATAAATATTCGCATTCGAACAAGTTAATcgttaaaaatataactaagGGGGAGGCCATTATAAATCAGAGAACTCAGAAGTGCGGTTTTTTATAATGGTGGTTTCCGGGCCGGCGTGCACGCACCTAGACTATTTTACCAAGTACCTATGACCTGGCACCAATACAAGTATCGGGTAACTCTGTCACCAAAGCTTATGCAAATGGGAAGGAATCATCTAGTTTTTCTTGTCCGGAATTTGGACATTGGTCTCCCACAGTTTATGCCCACTTCATTAATTGTTAGGCTAGACCGCTGGGTGCAACTGGGAAGAAATAGCGTTCACATATCCGTGTTTCACTTTCCATTCAGACCTTAGTTTAATGGTCTCTCTTCTTTTTAATAACTGTGTTATTCGGGCCGGTTtgtgcgcacctcgactaatttcgGGGGCACCTGCTACCTTTCGCTAGCACTAGTACTAGATAACTTTGTCCATCAAGGCTTGGATAGATGCAAAAAAATAGCTAGTGGTTTTGCCTTCACTGAGATTTGAACCTTAGACATCATGGTTGTCAATCCACTTCATTAACCACTAGGCCACAACCTTTGGTTCAAATTCCAATATAATCTCTCTTTTTCCATTAGGTACTAGAAGGTCTAGGATTAGAACTGATTGATGCATAGATTTCATAGTCTGACAAGTCTATGAGAACATTGAATAAAAATATGCAGATTTTTTTCCTCTGACTGAATGATAGACATAAAAAGAGAGAACTTGTTAATGTTTGACcaattttcttaaactttgtgtcaagCAGGACTAACAATGCGGGACATAGGAGTACAATTGCTGTGATGTTATCTCATAATATGAAGGTTCTTAGCAGATGCTATTTAACGCTCATGATGCATAATTGAATAGATTCCTCATGTTTTAAGCCACAACGACTACCAAATCACTTAGCTCAACTTCCCCATGTATTTAGCTCAGGTAGAGTTCAGGATTACTAGCAGTCATATGCAGCAAATTAAGTGCCAATTAGTCATGTTGAATACCATGTCACAGATTCTTGAAGTGAAACTATTTAGTTGAACAATCAGTAGTGGTTGAGCTATGTGACTGGAAAAATTAAGTAAATATAGCTTCTTGAGAAAACACCAATGACCTGAAATTTTTTCTCCTATCTGGCATCCAACTGTGTGATGCTTAATTCATTGACAGAAGTTTCACCATGCTTGCTAGATGAACTGTCAGCTTCAGTGAATCTGCTTCTTCCATTGAAAAAGCCTGGCTCTTTAGGCAAGGGCAGCGCAACATCACTACCCAACATCATCACAACTGATGCCATACTCGGCCTATCTTCTGGACGCTGCTGCACACATAATAGACCTACATGGACTGATCTTTGAACTTCAGACAGATTGCATGACTGCCTTGGTTGGGTATCTTTTAGCTCCAAAACCCTGCCTTCTTTGAAGAGGATCCACACCTGAACATTTGATATCATGCAGTTAGATGCTGCAAGTTTTACTAACATGAATTTTGCACCATATAAGATAGACAAGAAGAGCTCCTACATGTCCTAGAAGATTGTGGTGATGGTCTGGATGCAAGAACCCTCTATTTCTCTTCCCGCTTATAATCTCCAGTACTAGAACTCCAAAGCTAAATACATCTGATTTCAccgaaaattttccttctgctGCATACTCCGGAGACATGTAGCCACTGCAGGATAATGTAAAACAAACAAAGTAAGTAGCTTTTTAGTGGACTGCATATATTTCACAGGTTAGGAGATCTATACTATGTCCCGACCACTCTAAGTAGCTTTTTAGTGGACTGCAAATATTTCACAGGTTAAGAGATCTTTACTATGTCCCGACCACTCTTGTTGTCATGGCTCCCGTCTCTTTTCCTCCGAAACATCTTGCCATGCCAAAGTCAGATATCTTTGGGTTCATATCAATGTCTAGCAAAACATTGCTAGGTTTCAGATCTCTATGGATTATCCGCAATCTTGAGTCTTGATGCAGGTAGAGAAGTCCTCGAGCAATTCCATTAATAATATGGAAGCACTTAGGCCAATCAAGCACTGACCTCCTATCTTTATCTGCAGAAATGCAGAGCGTATAATTGGACCCTTTCAAATAATATTTCAGATCTAAAAACAGATAACCAAAATCTATCTGATGATTGAACTATTTCGACAGATTATTCATGAAAAGCTAAGTATGTTAAAAGTTCAGAGAAGTGATAACCAACCAAAAAGGAACCAATCCAAGCTATTATTCCGCATGTACTCATAAATCAACATTTTTTCTTCTGCTTGAATACAGCAACCAAGAAGCTTCACAAGATTCCGATGCTGGAGTTTGGAAATGAAGATAACCTCATTCTTGAACTCATCAGTTCCTTGCGCTGAGTATCTTGAAAGTCTCTTTACTGCAATTTCTTGTCCATCTTTCAGCACACCCTAGATATCCTCAGGCAATTAgttgaaaaatcatattttactGACAAATAATAAAGTAGAACTTGATGCTTTTTTGGGAAGTTTGTTTAAAGTGGAATTAACTTTTCATGACACTTCTGTTTAGTTGAAATTGGAGAATGGGAGATAAATTTTCTTACCGAAACTTGTGTTTTCCTTTCAAAGGTTCAGAAATTGCTTTTTAGGGTGTTAATTTGGATAAAACAGAAAGAGCTGCTGTAAACATGGTTACCTTGTAGACAGGTCCGAAACCACCCTCTCCAAGCTTGTTGCTCAGTGGAAAGTTATTGGTAGCATCAGATATAGTTTCAAAATCAAACAACGGTAAATCTAGTTCTTCAGCTTGGCTTTTGTTAGTGCAGAACATTTCAGAGCTTCTTATTCCTCTTCCTGTCAAAATCAGGACTTCATTGGATGTAAAGAGTGAAATTTTGAGATTTACCAATCGTGGCTCCAGAAAAAAGGCACCACTaattcaaaagcaataaaacctCTAGTTTACCTTTGCTAAAATGTTGCTTTTGCCTTATGTACAGGATTAAGCTTAGTGTTAAGAGCAGACCAAATGCTGCCAGAGGCAAGCTGATCTGCAGTTTCTTTACTTTCCCTGTACTGGAGTTCTCTGAGGATCAAAATAAACTCATCTGAGTTTCATAAgacggaaaatgtttttttccaaataatgtAGAAAAACCTCAAACCTGCTCATTCGATGACATTTAATTTGGTCTAGAATACTCAAAATCTAATGTAGCATCCTTGACAGCCATACATGCATAAGTAAAGAAACAGACTTGTACCTAACTCGGAAGAGTCCAACTTTATATAGATATCTTGTCCACTAGCTCCGACCTCCTTGATGTCGACCAGATCATCAAACCAAAGCAAACAGCCTTCATTTGTTCCTGTTATGTCTGGATTTGCATACGCCATACAAGAACAGTTTCTCAAGCACAATTCCTCGCATGCATTAAGAGTCAATCCTTTGCTGTACCAGGAAAAACGAGTGTCTGGCAACTTAACGCCTGAATGCTTCAAGAATTTTACTTCCTTTTGGCAATTCAATGTTCTCTTTCTAACACAGCCGCCTGACCAATTTCCCCTTGCCCATTCTGTTGGATCTTTGGATTCAAATTTATCCACACATCTGCAGATTGGAGAGTTGCCACTGTTGCACAAACCATATGCGTGACACTGGCCATAAATGTCACAATTATCTGCTGGTACGCTAACAAAGCCATCCCAATTCTGAGTTTGATTATTCCACAGTGAAAGCTGTAGAACCCCATTTAGTTGCATCACCACCCTTGCAACGATAGAGCTGTCTGTGAGCTGATACATGAAGGATACTTTTTCAGGATCGGATACATATGTATAGCTATAACCCGGACTTGGCAGCTGAGATGGTGCATTAGCAAAGCCTCGACCATTCCATGGTCCAGACCTGTAGCGTTCAATGGAACCGTTCATGACAAAAGGCTGTGGTAATCCATGAGGATCAATTACCCAACTAAACTCACCCTTCGAGGGGTCATTCGTGCTCTTCCATGACCTGAGGAAACGATGAAAACCAGTCTTCAGATCAACCCCAAGCTTCATTCCAGGTAAAGTCGTGTCACTGGGATAGTCAAAACTCTGCCACAGATAATCCTCTGCTGCATCTCTAACAACAAGATTCCCTGAATCCAGAAGTTGAGCTATTGGATTTTGCACATGTCTAGTGGCATTAGAGGACCAAATGATTCGGCCAGAACCATTTTGAAGAGTAAGAATTCCTTGCCTTGTTAAATTTAGCATACCATCTGTACCATTGAGTGGACTGTCTCTATTAGCAACCCATACCACTGTCTGTACAGTAACTTTGTTGAACCATATTCCTATGTACCGGTTCCTGGATGTACCAGGGGAGAAAAATCCCAACTCGAACTTTCCACCTGATGAAATAATTGTGTTTCCATCTGTTAAAGATTGATCTGCTGGTATGGTATCTAGAGCACTCGACAGAATCAAAACAGAAAATATGGAAGACAAGAATAAATGCATACTTATGGCATCCATTGGtttctattcttttatatttttatttgatttgaatcTTGTATTGGTGTTGTTATATTAAAGGAATTTCCAGAGTTCAATTGAAATTTCTTGTTTTGCTTGTTGATGGAGTCCCTGACAGAATAGTCTGGGGTTATTAGGTGACTTATGTGAACCTTGATAATGATAGAGAACATTGATAGTCAATGTTACTGAATGTATTGTTTTTCTGACCAAATTGTTGTCAAAGTGTGGTTGGCTCTTTGACATAATTGCGTGTAAATTTTGGGTATGCCTTGGTCTCTATAGCTGGCATCAAGATGTTTCTCCTTTTACTAATAAGCATCTTCCAAATGAACAGTTCAGTAAGTGAAATAGAAACTAAAGGagaaaaaagtgtttttttttttttttaaaagaaataatggtGCTTCCATCTGTTAAAGGCTGATTTGCAGGTATTGTTTCTAGAGCACTCGACAGAATCCACATGGATGCCAAGAAGAAAAGTATATTTGTGGCTTCCGTAGGTTTCATGGTCTtcttgttatatttttttttatgattaagATCAATGGCAAAGTCAAAATTTTCACTAaaaggttcaaaatataaaaaagtaaacatacgaagaagtcAACGgtggttcaacatctactatatgtacacaaaaaattaattttaaccaTATATAAACAATATTTTTTCCCGCCAAAGGGGATTCGATGAACCTCTCAGCCCTATGTGATTCCGCCCCTGAATTCAAGATGGTCTTATTGTTATCTTAGGTTTGATTTAAACTTGAAGCCTGTGATGGTTTGTTATATTAATGGAATTCGTGGAGTTAAATAGAGGTATCATCTTTCACTGATATTAGCAGATGGAGTTTTCAATTTGTTGTTTGCTTACAGATGGAGTCATTGAATATGTTGATAAGTAATTTAATCAAACATATGTTTTCCGTTCAGACTATTTTATGTCGTTAGCAAAGTGTGGACTTAATGATAAGACATGATAGGTTGACCATTCTTATTGACGTAGTTGCGTGGAAATTTGGTATGTTgatatttcttttgtttctattcatttattgttactttaaatacaatgtttattttaattgttacttaaatttttattatatgaTCATGTCATTACCTTTTTTTCCTACTCATTTTGCCTTTgtttattatttaataatctTATTTTACTTCCCCCGTCCTAGTTTTAAGTGTCttagtgtcacgccccgaaccatggcctgggtgtAATATGGCACTGGATGCTTGACAatatgtgaccgagcgaaccacatgtcTTGTTGACTCAACATGGGCATGAACTGATGCGAAATAACTATGAACGTGCATAATTTAAGTAAAGTATGAGACCAtaaatcataa
It contains:
- the LOC132044090 gene encoding G-type lectin S-receptor-like serine/threonine-protein kinase SD1-1 isoform X1, with translation MSPEYAAEGKFSVKSDVFSFGVLVLEIISGKRNRGFLHPDHHHNLLGHVWILFKEGRVLELKDTQPRQSCNLSEVQRSVHVGLLCVQQRPEDRPSMASVVMMLGSDVALPLPKEPGFFNGRSRFTEADSSSSKHGETSVNELSITQLDAR
- the LOC132044090 gene encoding G-type lectin S-receptor-like serine/threonine-protein kinase At4g27290 isoform X2, coding for MDAISMHLFLSSIFSVLILSSALDTIPADQSLTDGNTIISSGGKFELGFFSPGTSRNRYIGIWFNKVTVQTVVWVANRDSPLNGTDGMLNLTRQGILTLQNGSGRIIWSSNATRHVQNPIAQLLDSGNLVVRDAAEDYLWQSFDYPSDTTLPGMKLGVDLKTGFHRFLRSWKSTNDPSKGEFSWVIDPHGLPQPFVMNGSIERYRSGPWNGRGFANAPSQLPSPGYSYTYVSDPEKVSFMYQLTDSSIVARVVMQLNGVLQLSLWNNQTQNWDGFVSVPADNCDIYGQCHAYGLCNSGNSPICRCVDKFESKDPTEWARGNWSGGCVRKRTLNCQKEVKFLKHSGVKLPDTRFSWYSKGLTLNACEELCLRNCSCMAYANPDITGTNEGCLLWFDDLVDIKEVGASGQDIYIKLDSSELENSSTGKVKKLQISLPLAAFGLLLTLSLILYIRQKQHFSKGRGIRSSEMFCTNKSQAEELDLPLFDFETISDATNNFPLSNKLGEGGFGPVYKGVLKDGQEIAVKRLSRYSAQGTDEFKNEVIFISKLQHRNLVKLLGCCIQAEEKMLIYEYMRNNSLDWFLFDKDRRSVLDWPKCFHIINGIARGLLYLHQDSRLRIIHRDLKPSNVLLDIDMNPKISDFGMARCFGGKETGAMTTRVVGTYGYMSPEYAAEGKFSVKSDVFSFGVLVLEIISGKRNRGFLHPDHHHNLLGHVWILFKEGRVLELKDTQPRQSCNLSEVQRSVHVGLLCVQQRPEDRPSMASVVMMLGSDVALPLPKEPGFFNGRSRFTEADSSSSKHGETSVNELSITQLDAR